From the Saccharomonospora marina XMU15 genome, the window GAGCTTGCAGGCGGGCATCGCCAGGTTGAGGAAGAAGTGATCGTTGCCGCCGACGAACCGGAACACGTCGGCGAGGTCGGTGCCCGCGTGGCCGGAAGACACCAGAGCAGGCGCGAGATCTCGAAGCAGCATCAGGGTTCCCGCCCGGTTGCGGTTGTGAGCCTCGTCGCCCATCTGCACCATCTGCGTGAGGATGGCGGTGATGTCGATCGGGCCGGTGGCGCGCACGGCGTCGCGCAGCATGGGACCGAGTACGCTGCCCATCCAGCGCAGCCGCTCGAGCACGTCAGGTGCGTAGGCGCCGTAGCGCAACACCTTGCCGAGTCCCTCGTTCAGCGAGCAGTAGGTGCGCCGCCCCGAGTCGGGGTCCTGCAGCACGAACATCCACATCGACGGTGACACCACACCGGCCATCGGCCCCACCGCGCCCCGGTGGTGGCACGGCTCGAACGTCAGGCTCCCGGTTTCCAGCAGCGTGGCGGCGTCGTCGGGTTCGGCGACGATGCCTTCCAGCGCGGCGGCGCCGAGCAACGCCCCGCGCAGCGGGCCGGACGCGCGGTCCCAGCCGATGGGTGGTCCCGCGTGCAGGAAGTGGCCTCGTTCGAGGCCGAGTGCCTCACTGGCCGGCACCACGTCCACCAGCATCGCCCGCACGTCCAGCACGGCTCGAGCCGCGCGCTGGTTAGCCTCGTGGCGCAGCGGGTCCGCCATGACGGTCGCCAGGTCCGCCTCGGTGCCCGGCACCGGAGGCCGCCAGTCCACTTGCGACACGGCGACGGCCTGATCGGACAGTGCCGTGGCGAACAGTTCGGCTCCGGCGTTGACGACCGCTGCCGGAGCGCGGGTGGGGCGGTTCATCGGGCACCTCCGGTGACCAGCTCGACGGCACGCCGCGTGGCGTGGGCATTGGACAGGTAGACCTCGGCGCCCGCCTCGGCCAGCGCGCCCGCCTGCGTGTGCAGTCCCTGCGGGTCCGATTCGGTACCGACGCAGGCGACGACGACCGGCACCTCACGCCGTAGCCGTGCCGACCTGATGGCGGGCGCGAGTGTGGCGGCCGGATCGGGCTCGGCGCCGTGGCCGAGTACCACGTCCAGCAGTACCACGGCGGTTTCCGGATCGGCGGCCGCCTTGACCAGCTGCTCCAGCCGCAGCGTCGGGTCGATCATCGGGTGCGCCCTGCCCGTGGTCAGCGCGTCGTCACCGAAATCGACCATGCTGTGCCCCTCGACGGTGAAAGCGCCGCCGAGGGCGGGCCCGGCTTCGAGAGGGATGTTGCTGTGGATGGGGCCGAGCTTCTCGCTCGCGATGAGCATCGCCTCGTCGCACAGCGTGCCGCCCGCGAACAGGCCACGCAGGTATCGGCCCGCTGCCGGTGCGGTCGGCCTGCCCCAGCGCGGCCAGCGCGGTGCAGGCCTGCCGAGTGCGGCCAGCGCGGCTTCGGCCGATGCGGTCAGGTCCGCTTCACCGGGGGCCAGCATGGCGAGCAACACGGGGGTGTCCAGCTGGTCGGCGAAGGCGCGCACGGCGTCGGCGACCTGCGGTGCGGGAGGCTTGGACACCACCACGATCAGCTCGACGGCGGCGTCGGCGTCCAGCCTACGCAGTGCCGCCATTGTGGACAGTCCGCCGATCTCGGCGCCGAGGTCGCGGCCACCGACGCCCAGCGCGGCGCTGACCCCGACGCCTGCCGCGTCGAGCAGACACAGCAGCTGCTGGCATCCGGTTCCGGACGCGGCGACCAACCCGACAGGACCCGGGCGGGTGGCGTTGGCGAAGCCGAGCCCTACGCCGCCGACCACCGCCGTGCCGCAGTCGGGTCCCATCACCAGCAGCTC encodes:
- a CDS encoding YlbE family protein, translated to MNRPTRAPAAVVNAGAELFATALSDQAVAVSQVDWRPPVPGTEADLATVMADPLRHEANQRAARAVLDVRAMLVDVVPASEALGLERGHFLHAGPPIGWDRASGPLRGALLGAAALEGIVAEPDDAATLLETGSLTFEPCHHRGAVGPMAGVVSPSMWMFVLQDPDSGRRTYCSLNEGLGKVLRYGAYAPDVLERLRWMGSVLGPMLRDAVRATGPIDITAILTQMVQMGDEAHNRNRAGTLMLLRDLAPALVSSGHAGTDLADVFRFVGGNDHFFLNLAMPACKLALDAARGIDGSTMVVAMARNGTDFGIQVAGTGDQWFTGPAQLADGLFIGDFGPDDANPDIGDSAITETAGLGGFAMATAPPIVRFVGGSVPQALATTRRMYEITLTENPRWSIPILEFKGTPTGIDVSLVCRTGILPQINTGMAGRQPGVGQVGAGLVKPPAEIFPAALAALAERARARASEPAMAAGRTGV
- a CDS encoding succinyl-CoA synthetase subunit alpha; translated protein: MTGVVHVELRPGAYADSVTLLQVSRQVTALPGVIAAQVVMATPLNVEVLASMGFQLPMTSPNDMVVALRLEDEETLPAALAAVESALSAPRDGSDGTDRVAAPRTTRSALARSGAELALVSVPGPHAFVEAMDALDAGRDVLIFSDNVPVEQELALKRTAAERELLVMGPDCGTAVVGGVGLGFANATRPGPVGLVAASGTGCQQLLCLLDAAGVGVSAALGVGGRDLGAEIGGLSTMAALRRLDADAAVELIVVVSKPPAPQVADAVRAFADQLDTPVLLAMLAPGEADLTASAEAALAALGRPAPRWPRWGRPTAPAAGRYLRGLFAGGTLCDEAMLIASEKLGPIHSNIPLEAGPALGGAFTVEGHSMVDFGDDALTTGRAHPMIDPTLRLEQLVKAAADPETAVVLLDVVLGHGAEPDPAATLAPAIRSARLRREVPVVVACVGTESDPQGLHTQAGALAEAGAEVYLSNAHATRRAVELVTGGAR